A window of the Cicer arietinum cultivar CDC Frontier isolate Library 1 chromosome 6, Cicar.CDCFrontier_v2.0, whole genome shotgun sequence genome harbors these coding sequences:
- the LOC101507840 gene encoding uncharacterized protein isoform X2, producing the protein MVSLLIFIVKHKDLKSYDYTILLSNGAENLAIWRKVPPFSSIAESICVGIMKLNIYHNPATRVPTKEAFKLSLQRWYHTLSSIHLHHSFSHSTIYFWFREVLTYYNQHEDCTETIDVHHSTFFMKRSQGYMEDVHHSTFFMKRSQGYMEDIESSIVVPRHDTFPKYPYF; encoded by the exons ATGGTTTCACTATTGATCTTTATAGTTAAGCACAAGGATTTGAAATCATATGATTACACTATTTTGTTGTCAAATGGTGCTGAAAATCTTGCAATCTGGAG AAAAGTTCCTCCTTTTTCCTCCATAGCAGAATCAATTTGTGTAGGAATTATGAAATTGAATATCTATCACAATCCAGCAACACGTGTACCAACTAAGGAAGCATTCAAATTATCTCTTCAAAGGTGGTATCACACATTATCTTCCATCCACCTGCACCATTCATTTTCCCATTCAACTATATACTTTTGGTTTAGAGAAGTACTCACCTATTACAACCAGCATGAGGATTGTACTGAAACCATTG ATGTGCATCATAGTACCTTCTTTATGAAAAGATCTCAAGGATACATGGAAG ATGTGCATCATAGTACCTTCTTTATGAAAAGATCTCAAGGATACATGGAAG ATATTGAAAGTTCAATTGTTGTGCCGAGACATGATACCTTCCCGAAGTATCCTTATTTCTAG
- the LOC101507840 gene encoding uncharacterized protein isoform X1, which yields MFLFHNNSLFELKAIQPTFNPFFAATYISVVSNFLLIYMCMIVCRKVPPFSSIAESICVGIMKLNIYHNPATRVPTKEAFKLSLQRWYHTLSSIHLHHSFSHSTIYFWFREVLTYYNQHEDCTETIDVHHSTFFMKRSQGYMEDVHHSTFFMKRSQGYMEDIESSIVVPRHDTFPKYPYF from the exons atgtttttattccATAACAATTCGTTGTTTGAATTGAAAGCTATTCAGCCAACATTTAATCCATTCTTTGCAGCTACATATATATCAGTTGTGTCTAATTTTCTGCTCATTTATATGTGCATGATTGTATGCAGAAAAGTTCCTCCTTTTTCCTCCATAGCAGAATCAATTTGTGTAGGAATTATGAAATTGAATATCTATCACAATCCAGCAACACGTGTACCAACTAAGGAAGCATTCAAATTATCTCTTCAAAGGTGGTATCACACATTATCTTCCATCCACCTGCACCATTCATTTTCCCATTCAACTATATACTTTTGGTTTAGAGAAGTACTCACCTATTACAACCAGCATGAGGATTGTACTGAAACCATTG ATGTGCATCATAGTACCTTCTTTATGAAAAGATCTCAAGGATACATGGAAG ATGTGCATCATAGTACCTTCTTTATGAAAAGATCTCAAGGATACATGGAAG ATATTGAAAGTTCAATTGTTGTGCCGAGACATGATACCTTCCCGAAGTATCCTTATTTCTAG